In Methanobacterium sp., the sequence GTTTTTCAACGAGTGCCACATTATTTTGAGCTTCTCTGACTCTTCTCCATTGAGTAACAACAATTATTACTACAATTGCCACTAATACGCCTAAAATTATCAAAACAACATTATCTGAAATTGCTGTAGCAATATCAGCCATAATTTTCACCTTTTTTGTTTCTTTATAAGATTTCTTAATCCAGTTTTTAAAGCAACTATTAACTAATTTATATAATATATTAAATCTTAATATATATAAAATTGAAGTATTGAAATTTCTGGATAAACAGTAAACACCTGAAAGCTAAAAAAATCTGTTCTATATCTATTTTTCCTATTATTTAAAAAAATGTTAATTAATTATACCAATCCGATATAAAATAAATAAATAGAGAACTAATTTGACATGAAAAACAGTTTAATAAATTCACGTGATTATATGATTGAAAAATACAAAAAGGCCGGAGAAATATTATCAAAAGTTAGGAAAAAAGCAGTAGCCTATGTTAGGGAAGATATGAAATATTTGGAACTTGCAGAATTTGTGGAAAATGAGATTGTTGAAATGGGAGGAACTGTAGCCTTTCCCTGTAATATTTCAGTCAACGAAGTTACGGCACATTATACACCGCCTGCAGATGATGAAAAAGTATTTAAATCTGGAGATCTCGTTAAAATTGATTTAGGTGCACATGTAGATGGTTATATTGCAGATACGGCAATTAGTGTGCTAATTGGGGATGATATTCCTGAAGATGAGCTTGAAAAGCATGAAAACATGATAACAGCTTCCAAAGAAGGTCTTGATAATGCTTTAAGCACTGTAAAAGCAGGAGTTGAAATTGGGAAAGTTGGAGAGGAAATTGAAAAAGCCATAAAAAATAGAGGATTTAATTCGGTATCTAATTTAACTGGACACAGTATGGATCGCTGGATACTTCATTCTGGACTTTCAGTACCAAATATTAAAGAGAATAACTCCCATAAATTAGAAGAAGGAGACGTACTGGCTATAGAACCATTTGCAACCGATGGTATTGGAAGGGTCACCGACATGAACGAAGTTTACATATTCCGATACTTACAAGACAGGCCATTACGTTTGATTCATGCAAAAA encodes:
- the map gene encoding type II methionyl aminopeptidase, with product MIEKYKKAGEILSKVRKKAVAYVREDMKYLELAEFVENEIVEMGGTVAFPCNISVNEVTAHYTPPADDEKVFKSGDLVKIDLGAHVDGYIADTAISVLIGDDIPEDELEKHENMITASKEGLDNALSTVKAGVEIGKVGEEIEKAIKNRGFNSVSNLTGHSMDRWILHSGLSVPNIKENNSHKLEEGDVLAIEPFATDGIGRVTDMNEVYIFRYLQDRPLRLIHAKRALKIIKEDYRILPFAKRWLQGRFSEHHLNAAMRMLISSRAVFPYHVLREKSNAVVAQSEHTVIVEKDGCFVITE